A region from the Ammospiza nelsoni isolate bAmmNel1 chromosome 1, bAmmNel1.pri, whole genome shotgun sequence genome encodes:
- the MPLKIP gene encoding M-phase-specific PLK1-interacting protein, whose translation MYRPGFRAPTPPYAGGGFRSPPSGGGPLPPSPRGYGSPHHTPPYGHRPGPYGSGLSPRGAGFHGRFGSPSPGAQSPRRPQSVSPRYPAPYGGASPAGAPLHPPPQHKRSPGGFQRHFQGSPRTSTPFGTAHGREKRVSNDVENYYRPSMLEDPWAGLEPVSVTDINQQYSSEQTTCTGKKGRYFS comes from the exons ATGTACCGGCCGGGATTCCGCGCACCGACACCTCCCTACGCGGGCGGCGGCTTCCGGAGCCCTCCCTCCGGCGGAGGACCCCTGCCGCCCTCTCCGCGGGGCTACGGGAGCCCCCACCACACGCCGCCCTACGGCCACCGGCCCGGGCCCTACGGCAGCGGCCTCTCGCCCCGCGGCGCCGGGTTCCACGGGCGCTTCGGGAGCCCCTCGCCGGGGGCGCAGAGCCCGCGCAGGCCGCAGAGCGTCAGCCCCCGGTACCCGGCTCCGTACGGCGGCGCGTCCCCGGCCGGGGCGCCTCTGCACCCGCCGCCGCAGCACAAGCGCTCGCCCGGCGGCTTCCAGAGGCACTTCCAG GGATCACCCAGGACATCTACTCCATTTGGTACAGCGCATGGCAGAGAGAAAAGAGTCTCTAATGATGTGGAAAACTATTACAGACCTTCAATGCTTGAGGACCCATGGGCTGGCCTAGAGCCAGTGTCTGTTACAGACATAAACCAGCAATACAGCAGTGAGCAGACAACATGTACTGGCAAAAAAGGGAGGTATTTCAGCTAA